The Mucilaginibacter sp. PAMB04168 genome contains the following window.
AAAAGCGTTGTACCCTAAATACGTGTTAGAGGATTCGTGCCATACGGTTCTGTACGCATTAATGAAAACCGACAAGAAAAACCAAAATGGCTTAATTAACTGTACCCTGATCAATAAAATTGGAGAGTGCAGTATAGACCATATATGTACTGAAGAAGAACTGTGCGATAGCTTAAGCTATTACAATAAACTGTAAAAAACATAAAGGGAGGCTTTTGCTTAAAAGCAATAGCCTCCCTTCAATTCAAACTACACGGAATACTTATCTTTCAGATTCCGGAAAATCTGCACTCAGCGTAAGGTCTTTCAACGATTCGAAGTTCGTTTTCAATTGATCGATCTTTTCCATTGCTAAATTGTAAGCGGGCTCACCTAACAGTAAACGCAACTGGTGCTGCTCCGCTTCTACCGCTTTAATAATGGCCTCGCAGCCTCTAACCGGGTCGCCCTGCTGCTTGCCGCTTCCGTTTTGGCTGGCTTCCATGCGTTTGCCTACCGCATCGGCATAATCTGCTATCCGAACCGGCGTACGCGAGGTTGAACGCCCGGCCCAATCAGTGCGGAATGGTCCGGGCTCAACAAGTAGTACTTTAATTCCCAATGAGGCAACTTCCTGCGATAAAGATTCAGACAAGCCTTCTACTGCAAACTTGGTAGCATGATAATAACCCGTTGCGGTAAATGCCCTTAAGCCGCCAATAGACGAAAAGTTAATAATATGCCCCACTTTACGGCTACGCATACCGGGCAACACAGCCTGTATCATACTCACTAATCCAAAAAAATTGGTTTCAAACTGTGCCCTTATCTTTTCTTCTTCGCCCTCTTCAATACTACTGAAATAACCGTAGCCGGCGTTGTTCACCAACACATCTATCTTACCAAAGGCTTCTTCGGCTTTGGCCACAGCCAGCGCGATCTGACTTTTATCGTTTACATCCAACGGCAGTACCAGTGCCGAATTTTCGAAACCATTGGCCAGATCTTTGACCTGGTCAATATTGCGGGCTGTTATTACCGCATTCCATCCGCGATCTAATATCAGTTTGGCCAGTTCTCTGCCAAAGCCGGT
Protein-coding sequences here:
- a CDS encoding oxidoreductase, which codes for MINNNNPVWFITGCSTGFGRELAKLILDRGWNAVITARNIDQVKDLANGFENSALVLPLDVNDKSQIALAVAKAEEAFGKIDVLVNNAGYGYFSSIEEGEEEKIRAQFETNFFGLVSMIQAVLPGMRSRKVGHIINFSSIGGLRAFTATGYYHATKFAVEGLSESLSQEVASLGIKVLLVEPGPFRTDWAGRSTSRTPVRIADYADAVGKRMEASQNGSGKQQGDPVRGCEAIIKAVEAEQHQLRLLLGEPAYNLAMEKIDQLKTNFESLKDLTLSADFPESER